The nucleotide sequence CACCACCCTTCTCCATCAGACACCTGAGTGTTTACAAACCATGTCACTTAACCTCCCTTTACCAAGGAGGATTCTTTGCATGCTTAAACTGGGGTGACTGAATTGCAGCTGTAAGATCCCATTGGTGTGCTATAAGGCATCTTTTGAAATTTCCTAGCAACcaactggagaaggtgatggcaccccactccagtactcttgcctggaaaatcccttggacggaggagcctggtgggctgcagtccatggggatcgctaagagtcggacacgactgagcgacttcactttcacttctcactttcatgcaatggagaaggaaatggcaccccactccagtactcttgcctggagaatcccagggacgggggagcctggtgggctgctgtctgtggggtcgcagagtcagacacaactgaagcgacttagcagcagcagcaaccaactTCTCATTTTACTTGTAAGGAAATTGAGATCCAGGGAGGGAAAGTGtcttacccaagatcacacagcagttAGAAGCAGAGTTGGGACTGAAGCAGGGTTCTCTTGCCCTTGGATGTTGTTAACTGCACATGCCTGGCTCCCACCTGCCATCAGGCATCCCCTTTGGGAACCTGGTCGAGCTGCCTGCCCAGAGCGTGGTTGTCTGCGTGTGCACAGCCCCTTCCTGATGAAGCCTTGCTCTGACAGCCTCTTCCATCAGGTAGAGAGGTCAGCAAGATGCTTGTCAGAGTCCCCAGGAAGTTAGTCCCTAGTTCGGAGGGTCTAATTTAGCAGGAGTGGATCCATCCCAACTGGAAACAGCTGATCAACTGGACCAGTCTGTCCTGAGTAGAACATGGGGGTCCCATGGATATTCTCTGTCCTGGGTTGGGGGCGCAGTGGGCACCTTGCTGGAGGGCTGAGGGTCAAGTGGGAGCGGAGGCTTGATGGGCAGGTCACAGAGGCAAGAGAAGACTTGCCCATAGAGGCGGAGAAGTCTGACTGGGAGATGGGGCTTGGATGCAAGGCCAGTGAGGatgtgggagaggaagggggatGGATCAAGAAGCAATTGGGCCTCCCGCTAACCCTGCCCCATCCCCCCAGGCGTCTATATTCTGATCGGAGCCGGTGCGCTCATGATGCTGGTGGGCTTCCTGGGCTGCTGCGGAGCCGTGCAGGAGTCCCAGTGCATGCTGGGATTGGTGAGTGTCCCTGTGTgcccaccgcccctggcctccttCCCAGGATCCTGTAGAccagggggtggggcggggtggggcgggcccCAGAGCCCTAGCCCCAAGTGTCTCCTCCGCTCTGTGGTGAGACACTagctcctcttccttccctcaggCAACTAAATGCCAGGACTTTGTTTATCCCTTTTTCGAGGCCCACGTTTGCCTCTTTTCCCCGAATCCACAGGTACCTTCACCTCCTCTTCTTGTTTCAAAGTTTGTGTTACAGTTCTCCTCAAACCCCAGAGTGTAttcacttccttctttcctcaaATCTCTGGGTTTTATAAGCgagtgaggtttttttttattcactGCCTCTTCATTAACACCTTTAGAAATACCGGTTCTGACCTGGAAACTAATCCTGTCACCTTAAAAGCAAAAACTTccagccacgtggcagagcagtcctcctgcgtccccttaccctcctgctctcctccaCGGCACCGCTTCCCAatcaagtctcttgctttgtgaggaaaaaaaaaaaaagaagtactagTCTGGGGTCTCTGATGCCTTCCCCCTGTGGCTTCTCCCCACTCCTGGCCTTGGCCAAGCGCTGGCAGCTCTGAacctcctcctgccccttccaGGCATCCCTTCCAGCCCCCAGTGCCAGGTCCCCAGAAGCCTGGTCTCCAAAATGCCCTCTGCTTGTTTCGGCCAGCTGGCTGGGCCTGCCCCTAACCCCAGCCCTTTCTCTTCCAGTTCTTCAGCTTCCTCTTGGTGATATTTGCCATTGAAGTAGCCGCAGCCATCTGGGGATATTCCCACAAGGAGGAGGTAGGTTTTCCCGTAAGACCTCTTAAGGGTCAGGGGCGTAAGGGTGATGGCAGCAGAAGGGTATCCCAGCTGGTCACTTGGGTCACCCTTCAGCCATCAAACGTGCCCCTTACAGGAGCTCCCCAGGGCAGGGGATGGGAGTGAGCACCAGCCTCCCAGGCACTGTCACAGAGAAGGGTTCAGGCAGTATGGTAGGGTTGGTGTCTGCCTCTCACACCTCTACAGCGCTCCCCCAACTTCTCTGGTACACAGCTTAGGAAAATAATGTTTTGTGTGGCCTAGCCCCCTCCCCTAGTTTATAAACACATGCCACCAGCAGCCAAGAGCTATGCCACACTCTCGATGGATGAGCTGTGCTCCCCATTTCAAGGAACTTTGCCACTCATGTGGGATAAGGACTGACTGGTGTTACAAAAGTCATTTATATCCAGAAACCCCATGGGATTTGAAAAGCTGGCGTAGGTAGGCAAGGGGTGTCTCTTCTGGCTTTGTGGAGAGGGAGACATTGACCAAAACCTTGATGGAGAGGGGATGTCAGGAGGAAAGTTGGTGGAGGCAGGGGCTTCCTGGCAAAGAAAGGGTCTGAGCACAGCTGGGTGTGGGCTGGGTGGGGGGCCAGGGTGGGGCTCCATCAGAGCAGTGTTTTAGGGAGGGATGTTGTGTCATATTTATCAGGAGGGTCGAAAGAAGAGAGACAGtagaggtggggatgggaggtggggaagggggggAGAAAAAGATTTAATTATCCAGATGATAAAGGCCGCAGCCATGGAAGTAGAAAAGGCTAATTATGAAAGCTGCTACGGGAAATGCTGGATGTTGATCAGTTCtggttttgggggtggggagcaggggacaAGCATTTGTTAAATGGAGATGTGCCCAGGTGCAGGAGGATAAAAGTATCTCCttcatattataatataatagcCAGTTCTTACCCCATATGTACTCTGCACCAGACACTGTGCTACAAGGAAAAAGAACTAGCTGGATCAGGAGtaggatttttgcttttaattccttATATTGAggcaatttaattttctttttctcggTAGAAGGGAAAGAGCCAAGTGGGGCTACAGGGGCTAACCAAAGGTGCAAGCAGAAGGGGAGATGGCCGGAGGGGTTCCTAGAGGatgtgggaggaggtgggggacccCAGAAACCCTGAGGGGGCTATCCCAGTGGTGCGTCTGCCCTGTGACATTTCAGAGCAGGGGAATTTGTGGCTGCATGTGAGCAAATGGAACAGGTGACATTTGTTCATAAAGAATCCATCCCTGCTCATCTCTTGTCTGTGCTGCCCAGGTGATCAAGGAAGTCCAGAAGTTTTACGAGGACACCTACAACAAGCTGAAGAACAAGGACGAGCCCCAGCGGGAGACGCTGAAGGCCATCCACACCGCGGTACACCAGCTTCCCGTCCCCCCGACTTTCTTCCGAACTCGTGTGCATCTCTGCTTCGGTCCTCGTTATCTGTCTCTCTAACCCCCAGTCGTGCCCTTCTCTCTGCAGCTGGACTGCTGTGGTTTGACCGGGGTGCCAGAACAATTTTTCACTGACACCTGCCCCTCAAAGACTTTAATTGACAGCTTGAAAACGAAGGTAAGCTTAGCACAAGACCCTGTGCCTTGCCCAGCTGCTCTGGGTAAATCCCACCAAAGCGGACATGCCTTCAGCCCCCTTGATCTGTGAGGACAGCACTGTGGTGCTTCCTAAACACCTCTTCCCCGTGGGAAGCACCCAGGGTGGCTGTCTCCTTTCTCCCCTACCCTGGGTCTCTGATTCCTCCAGAGCAGCAAATCAGAGACCCGAGAAGTAGCAAAGCATTCTAGCTGCCTACAGCCGCTGGGCCTCCATCCAGCCGTCTTGCACAGCGGGTGCTCCCAGGCCTGGACTCTTGCCTTCTAGACTTGTGAGCAGCTTGTGCATGTGAGCTGGAGCAAATGTACAAACTTCCATAATAGTAGTAGGAAGTAACTCtatggccaggcttccctggtggctcaatagtaaagaatctgcctgccagtgcagaagacacgagtttaatccctgggtcgggaacatcccctggagaaggaaatggcaacccattccagtattcttgtctggaaaatttcatggacagaggaacctgggggggctacagtccatggggtcagaaaagagtcggacacaacttagcaaccaacaATAATAAAAACCCTATGGCCAGATAAGACACGGATCCCAAAGCAGGGGCTCACCCCTCTTCCTTCCATAGCTTCTTGCCCAAACTTGGGGGACCCTTTCCTGGTTCTCCTTTCCATCCATCAGCCAGTCCCCAGCCCTCGCTTTGGAACCACAGCACCCCAGGGGTCAGATGAGTGGCatggaggggagggggtgagcCTGGAGTAGGGCTATGTGTTGATCTGGGTCTTGGTTTCCCCACTAAGCCCTGCCCTGAAGCCATCGATGAGATCTTCCGAAGCAAATTCCACATCATCGGTGCCGTGGGTATTGGGATTGCCGTGGTGATGGTGAGTGTCAGGGGCTTTGGGAAAAAACCTTAGTAATTACAATTTATGAAGCTCTTCCTCTGaccagccactgttttcactaaTTTATGAATTTATCAACTTATTTAACCCTTGCCATACCCATGAGGTGGAAACTATTCATATTCCCGTTTTACAGattccagagagaaagagagaggttaAGTACATTGATCAGAGTCTCTGAGGTCAGGAGTGAAGCATCTGAGACTTGAACTCAGTGTTTCTCCAGAATCCATTCCCACTACCTTAAAGGTTTCAGGAATAAATGCAAGGTGATTCCATTGTGTTTGGTCCACGGGCCACACTTGGAGCAGCAAGGATGTAGGTCACCCAGACACCCTGTTAGTGATCCCCAGATAATCTTCAGGACATGTTTTCACAAAAAGCAGCTGCTTTTCCGTGTCTTATGAAAGCGGTTTCAGTAAAAGCAACATGGATGTGAACTCTCTCACCTCCTGCTATGGTCAGAAAGACACCCAAAGGTGAACAACTAGAAGGGGACCGAAAGTTTCCAACCATCTCTCTCTTGCCAGTCAATCCCCAGAAGCCGTCAGGGGCCAATCAGGTTCCCCAGGGGAGCCTCCACTAGGGAGTGATGAAATTCAGTAGGGAACACAGCCCTCTGCCCGTTGCAAAGACTCCAAGAGAGAGAACCACTTCCTCTCTTAGTGGTAATTGGCACCCCTACTCTGAATCTAGGAAAGCCTTGAAGCCACTTTCagtaaaaagcacaaaaatataaGGACTTCCTGGTAGTCTGGGGGTTAAGACtcctccacacttccactgcaggggtcacacattcattccctggttggggaactaagatcccgcaggTCacgtagtgtggccaaaaaactttttaaagaattttttttgaaaaataaaagtaaaactagaATATGAAACATAGACAGGcacagaggaaagtgaaagtctggTGAGGGATATTGGAATAGTTGGGATTTGAGCATTACATTTAGCTCTGGGTGTGTCTCACACTGAGAGTTCACAGGAGCTGGCTtgtgcagtggaagtgtggcgtcttaaccactggaccaccagaaccCCTCCACTGTCGCTTGTCGTGACCTCATTGGCTCCCGTCTACCCCTCTCCCTCCACCTTCCAGCAGAAAGTCAGGCAGTCCCTCACACCTCTTCCTGTCTTCCAGATATTCGGCATGGTTTTCAGCATGATCCTGTGTTGTGCCATCCGCAGAAACCGAGACATGGTCTAGAGTCAAGCTTTGTGCCCTGAGCAGGAACGTTCACCCGTGAAGACCGCTGGTTATTTTCGCGGGGTTCtgtttttatgggttttttttttttttcctttgccactAACTTTAGTATTCATTCTGCATTTCTAAACAAAGTTATtctatgtttgtgtttttaatgctTTATTCAACATTGATGTTTGTAGTTAAGGGACTTGGGGATTTGGGTTTGCTttggttttatataaatatatatattttttggtcatttgtttttgcttattATATTAAGCAGAAATCCTGCAATGAAAGGTACTGTTTGCTAGACTCTAGACAAAAGATATTGTACATAGCGAGATTTTTTTGTGTctttaaatagataaaaatatctaTCAAGTCTAATCAGGTTGTAACTTAATGTTAAAGACAATTTGATACATAATAAAAGATGATGACAACATTCCAAACTGGTTTTGGAGTTttgcctcttttaattttttagagcTGCTTATTTTTTCAGGCGTCTTTCACCTGCTCTTTGCtcgtgttttgttttaatatttatttatttatttggctatgccaggtcttaattgtggcgtGTGGGAGCTAGTtgcttgaccagggattgaacctgagccctctgcATTTCGAGCACAGAATCTaagccactggtccaccagggaagtcccttttgttgcaatatttgtttatttgcttgactgcactgggtcttaatttCAGCATGCcagatctttcattgcagctcACTACAGGCTTAGTTCCCCCGAGGTacgtgggagcttagttccccagccaggtatgaaacccacgtctcctgcattggaaggcagattcttaaccactggaccaccagggaaggcctggctCTGCTTGGATGAGAAGTAGGTGGGAAGGTTGGTCTCCCTGTTTTACTAGTGAAGACATCAGGACATGGAGAGATGAAGGAATTTTGGTCCAGATCTCACCATTGTTCACACATCAACCCTGGAACCTAGCCCAGGACTTTTCTTGCAGCAACACAATGTGTCTGGAGGATACAACTATAAACATGAGCTCCCTGATGGCAGAGTCTTTTACTCCCTGccgcaacggcaccccactccagcactcttgcctggaaaatcccatggacggaggagcctggtgggctgcagtccatggggtcgctaagagtcggacacgactgagcaactttgctttcacttttcacattcatgcattggagaaggaaatggcaacccacaacagTGTTCTTgtctcgagaatcccagggatggcagagcctggtgggctgccgtctatggggtcgcagagttggacatgactgaagtgacttggtggcggcggcagcggcagcgGTACCCTCAGGACCCATTGTCTAGTCTATAGTAGGTACTCAAAGTTTGTCGGTTGGATACATGAGGATATACCCATCAGGGTTTAAACAGAGACTCAGAATATTAAATACTTTTCTAAGGGATTTGACCTTACCCAACCTCATGAGGATATACCCATCGGGGTTTAAACAGAGACGCAGAATATTAAATACTTTTCTAAGGGATTTGACCTTGCCCAACCTCAAGAGCTGGTTAAGCAGTCTCTGTAAGAAAGTCCACAATCTAGCGAGCTGTTCAGAGCATCAAGCCGGCAATTATGACAGAGTGAGATAAACAACATGAGGTTGGGCGCAGGGGAGTACAGAAGCGTAGGAATCCTGTCTTTATTTTCCACTTCTTGATTCTGTTTGGGCTCtatcttaacatttaaaaaaaaaaaaaaagagaatcaaaatGGCCCTGAAAGCCATTACAATAAGAATTCAGAACaccaatgttcagagcagcattgttcacaataaccaaaaggtgggaacaacccaaatgtcagtcaacagatgaagggatacACAAAAATGCAGTAGATCTTTAAAATGCAATATTGTTTTGCcttcaaaagaaatgaagttcGAACACAGGGTGCAGTAAGGATGAGCGTTGAAGACGTGTTGCCAAGCAAAATAAGCCAGATAGGAAAGAACAAATACTGTCAACTTTTGCCCCAGTTCTATGTTGAACTCTCCTCTGCTCAAGCCTCTTCGTCAATGTGCATGGACTCTTAGCTTAAATCTTCCCTGATTTTGCTATTTGGGaaatgtgctaaatcacttcagccatgtccgactcttcgagaccctacAAActatactctgtccatgggatttcccaggcaagaatactggagtgggtgccattcccttctccagggcatcttccctgctcagggatcaaacccagccctcctgcattgcaaacagattctttaccatctgagctaccgaCCCCACTTTGAAAAAGACCCCCAGTGTTCACCTTAGTTTCAGAAAGTAATAAATCCTTTGATATGATTTTGGGTGACCTTGGTCTGCAATGCCTTGAAGCagggcttgggttcccagcccGAGACTGAGGACAGGTCTTGGCAGTAAACACACCAGATCCTTatcactagaccagtggtcagtaaaagccctggccctttggctttgcagaaaagaaagttgtgaagtaagtaaaattttattaagagGACAAAGTATACAATATGTGTGGATAGGCACACAGTCAGACTCAGACGGAAGAGCGAGTCACTGAGTCGCATCCTCCcggcagtttgaattacttttttggtgtatttcttccaggtttcctttagctaatcatttttatttgcctggttcacagtccatatttcgtatatctcaggatcctcccatatGTATGCACACATCTCTCAGTCAAGCTGGATTCTACCACAAAGGCCTCTGGGTAGACCAGCATTAGTTAGCATCACTCCCCTTTGACCTCCAAAGACCGTTTCTGTGTGCACAtgtggtcagggaggtctccAGACTTTGAGAATAAGAAATACATACTCTGGGCAGGGCCAGCTGCCCCCTCACCCCTtgtgttgttcagtggctcagtcatgtccaactctttgccaccccatggactgcaacacactaggcctctctgtccatcacgaactcccagaatttactcaaactcatgtccattgagccggtgaagccatccaaccatctcatcctctgtcgtccccttctcccaccttcgatctttgccagcatcaggatcttttcaaatgagtcagttctttgaattaggtggccaaagtattggagtttcagtttcagaatcagtccttccaatgaatattcaggactgatttcctttaggatggactggttggatctccttacagtccaagagactctcaagagtcttctccaacaccacagttcaaaagcatcaattctttggcactcagctttctttatagtccaaatctcacatccatacatgaccactggaaaaaccatgctgctgctgctgctgctaagttgcttcagttgtgtctgactctgtgcgacaccatagaccgCAGCCtgccttagctttgactagatggacctttgttggctaagtaatctccctgctttttaaaattctgtctaggatggtcataacttttctgcccaggagtaagtgtcttttaatttcatggctgcagtcaccatctgcagtgattttggagcccaaaaaaacaaagtctctcactgtttccattgcttccccatctatttgccgtgaagtgatgggaccaggcaaatttggccttggaatacggaatgaagcagggcaaaggctaatagagttttgccaagagaatgcactggtcataccaaaaacccttttccaacaacacaaaagaagactttacacatggacatcaccagatggtcaacaccgaaatcagattgattatattctttgcagctaaagatggagaagctctatacagtcagcaaaaacaagactgggagctgactgtggctcagatcatgaactccttattgccaagttcagacttaaattgaagaaagtagggaaaaccactagactattcagttatgacctaaatcaaatcccttatgattatacagtggaagtgagaaatagatttaagggactagatctgatagatagagtgcctgatgaactatggacagaggttcgtgacattgtacaggagatagggatcaagaccatctccatggaaaagaaatgcaaaaaagcaaaatggctgtctgaggaggccttacaaatagctgtgaaaataagagaagtgaaaagcaaaggagaaaaggaaagatatacccatctgaatgcagagttccaaagaatagcaaggagacataagaaacccttcctcagcaatcaatgcaaagaattagaggaaaaaaacagaatgggaaaaactagagatctcttccagaaaagagataccaagggaacatttcaggcaaagatggactcgataaaggacagaaatgctatggacctaatataagcagaagatattaagaggaggtggcaagaatacacagaaaaactgtacaaaaaagatcttcatgaccaagataatcacgatggtgtgatcactcacctagagccagagatcctggaaggtgaagtcaagcgggccttaaaaagcatcactacaaacaaagctaatggaggtgatggaattccagttgagctatttcaaatcctgaaggtgatgctgtaaaagtactgcactcaatatgccagcaaatttggaaaactcagcagtggccacaggactggaaaaggtcagttttcgttccaatcccaaagaaaggcaatgccaaagaatgctcaaactaccacacaattgcactcatctcacacgctagtaaagtaatgctcaaaattctccaagccatgcttcagcaatacgttaaccatgaacttccagatgttcaagctggatttagaaaaggcagaggaaccagagatcaaattgccaacatccgctggatcatcaaaaaagcaagaaagttccagaaaaacatctatttctgctttattgactatcccaaagcctttgactgtgtggatcacaataaactgtggaaaattcttcaagagatgggaatgccagaccacctgacctgcctcttgagaaacctgtatgcaggtcaggaagcaacagttagaactggacgtggaacaacacactggtttcaaataggaaaaggagtacctcaaggctgtatattgtcaccctgcttatttaacttatatgcagagtacaacatgagaaacgctgggctggaagaagcacaagctgaaatcaagattgttgggagaaatatcaataacctcagatatgcagatgacaccactcttatggcaggaagcaaagaagaactaaagagtctcttgatgaaagtgaaagaggagagtgaaaaagttggcttaaagctcaacattcagaaaacgaagatcatggcatctggtcccatcacttcatgggaaatagatggggaaacagtggaaacagtgtaaggctttatttttggggctccaaaatcactgtagatggtgactacacctatgaaattaaaagacgcttactccttggaaggaaagttatgaccaacctagatagcatattcaaaagcagagacattactttgccaacaaaggtccatctagtcaaggctgtttttccagtagttatgtatgggtgtgaaagttggactgtgaagaaagctgagtgccaaagaattgatgcttttgaactgtggtgttggagaagactcttgagagttccttggactgcaaggagatccaaccagtccatcctaaaggagatcagtcctgggtgttcattggaaagactgatgctgcagctgaaactccaatactttggccacttcatgcaaagagttgactcattggaaaagactctgatactgggaggtattgggggcaggaggagaaggggacgacagaggatgagatggctggatggcatcactgactcgatggacgtgagtctcagtgaactccaggagttggtgatggacagggaggcctggtgtgctgcaattcatgggatcacaaagagtcagacaggactgagtgactgaactgaactgaactgaactgatgggaccagaggccatgaccttagttttctgaatgttgagcttaagccaactttttcactttcatcaagagactctttagttcttctttgcttcctgccataagagtggtgtcatctgcat is from Bubalus bubalis isolate 160015118507 breed Murrah chromosome 4, NDDB_SH_1, whole genome shotgun sequence and encodes:
- the CD9 gene encoding CD9 antigen, which produces MPVKGGTKCIKYLLFGFNFIFWLAGIAVLSVGLWLRFDSQTKSIFEQENNNSSFYTGVYILIGAGALMMLVGFLGCCGAVQESQCMLGLFFSFLLVIFAIEVAAAIWGYSHKEEVIKEVQKFYEDTYNKLKNKDEPQRETLKAIHTALDCCGLTGVPEQFFTDTCPSKTLIDSLKTKPCPEAIDEIFRSKFHIIGAVGIGIAVVMIFGMVFSMILCCAIRRNRDMV